A DNA window from Solanum lycopersicum chromosome 3, SLM_r2.1 contains the following coding sequences:
- the AI gene encoding acid beta-fructofuranosidase, protein MATQCYDPENSASRYTLLPDQPDSGHRKSLKIISGIFLSVFLLLSVAFFPILNNQSPDLQIDSRSPAPPSRGVSQGVSDKTFRDVAGASHVSYAWSNAMLSWQRTAYHFQPQKNWMNDPNGPLYHKGWYHLFYQYNPDSAIWGNITWGHAVSKDLIHWLYLPFAMVPDQWYDINGVWTGSATILPDGQIMMLYTGDTDDYVQVQNLAYPANLSDPLLLDWVKFKGNPVLVPPPGIGVKDFRDPTTAWTGPQNGQWLLTIGSKIGKTGVALVYETSNFTSFKLLDGVLHAVPGTGMWECVDFYPVSTKKTNGLDTSYNGPGVKHVLKASLDDNKQDHYAIGTYDLGKNKWTPDNPELDCGIGLRLDYGKYYASKTFYDPKKERRVLWGWIGETDSESADLQKGWASVQSIPRTVLYDKKTGTHLLQWPVEEIESLRVGDPTVKQVDLQPGSIELLRVDSAAELDIEASFEVDKVALQGIIEADHVGFSCSTSGGAASRGILGPFGVIVIADQTLSELTPVYFYISKGADGRAETHFCADQTRSSEAPGVGKQVYGSSVPVLDGEKHSMRLLVDHSIVESFAQGGRTVITSRIYPTKAVNGAARLFVFNNATGASVTASVKIWSLESANIQSFPLQDL, encoded by the exons ATGGCCACTCAGTGTTATGACCCCGAAAACTCCGCCTCTCGTTACACATTACTCCCGGATCAACCCGATTCCGGCCACCGGAAGTCCCTTAAAATCATCTCCGGCATTTTCCTCTCCGTTTTCCTTTTGCTTTCTGTAGCCTTCTTTCCGATCCTCAACAACCAGTCACCGGACTTGCAAATCGACTCCCGTTCGCCGGCGCCGCCGTCAAGAGGTGTTTCTCAGGGAGTCTCCGATAAAACTTTTCGAGATGTAGCCGGTGCTAGTCACGTTTCTTATGCGTGGTCCAATGCTATGCTTAGCTGGCAAAGAACGGCTTACCATTTTCAACCTCAAAAAAATTGGATGAACG ATCCTAATG GACCATTGTATCACAAGGGATGGTACCACCTTTTTTATCAATACAATCCAGATTCAGCTATTTGGGGAAATATCACATGGGGCCATGCTGTATCCAAGGACTTGATCCACTGGCTCTACTTGCCTTTTGCCATGGTTCCTGATCAATGGTATGATATTAACGGTGTCTGGACAGGGTCCGCTACCATCCTACCCGATGGTCAGATCATGATGCTTTATACCGGTGACACTGATGATTATGTGCAAGTGCAAAATCTTGCGTACCCCGCCAACTTATCTGATCCTCTCCTTCTAGACTGGGTCAAGTTCAAAGGCAACCCGGTTCTGGTTCCTCCACCCGGCATTGGTGTCAAGGACTTTAGAGACCCGACTACTGCTTGGACCGGACCACAAAATGGGCAATGGCTGTTAACAATCGGGTCTAAGATTGGTAAAACGGGTGTTGCACTTGTTTATGAAACTTCCAACTTCACAAGCTTTAAGCTATTGGATGGAGTGCTGCATGCGGTTCCGGGTACGGGTATGTGGGAGTGTGTGGACTTTTACCCGGTATCTACTAAAAAAACAAACGGGTTGGACACATCATATAACGGGCCGGGTGTAAAGCATGTGTTAAAAGCAAGTTTAGATGACAATAAGCAAGATCATTATGCTATTGGTACGTATGACTTGGGAAAGAACAAATGGACACCCGATAACCCGGAATTGGATTGTGGAATTGGGTTGAGACTAGACTATGGGAAATATTATGCATCAAAGACTTTTTATGACCCGAAGAAAGAACGAAGAGTACTGTGGGGATGGATTGGGGAAACTGACAGTGAATCTGCTGACCTGCAGAAGGGATGGGCATCTGTACAG AGTATTCCAAGGACAGTGCTTTACGACAAGAAGACAGGGACACATCTACTTCAGTGGCCAGTGGAAGAAATTGAAAGCTTAAGAGTGGGTGATCCTACTGTTAAGCAAGTCGATCTTCAACCAGGCTCAATTGAGCTACTCCGTGTTGACTCAGCTGCAGAG TTGGATATAGAAGCCTCATTTGAAGTGGACAAAGTCGCGCTTCAGGGAATAATTGAAGCAGATCATGTAGGTTTCAGTTGCTCTACTAGTGGAGGTGCTGCTAGCAGAGGCATTTTGGGACCATTTGGTGTCATAGTAATTGCTGATCAAACGCTATCTGAGCTAACGCCAGTTTACTTTTACATTTCTAAAGGAGCTGATGGTCGTGCAGAGACTCACTTCTGTGCTGATCAAACTAG ATCCTCTGAGGCTCCGGGAGTTGGTAAACAAGTTTATGGTAGTTCAGTACCTGTGTTGGACGGTGAAAAACATTCAATGAGATTATTG GTGGATCACTCAATTGTGGAGAGCTTTGCTCAAGGAGGAAGAACAGTCATAACATCGCGAATTTACCCAACAAAGGCAGTAAATGGAGCAGCACGACTCTTTGTTTTCAACAATGCCACAGGGGCTAGCGTTACTGCCTCCGTCAAGATTTGGTCACTTGAGTCAGCTAATATTCAATCCTTCCCTTTGCAAGACTTGTAA